In Gigantopelta aegis isolate Gae_Host chromosome 14, Gae_host_genome, whole genome shotgun sequence, the following proteins share a genomic window:
- the LOC121389125 gene encoding uncharacterized protein LOC121389125 → MILVFSRNQIDGLARICHSQITREAVLKGVINSMSNSDCDKCIYQCALFCQFLSQARRKNKTLLLEHKVVVVLNSLLNQSLDSKTRGLCQELESSLAIRLPEQHVIMNQRCVDTDSPRSTPAVTWVQDTFKIVLAVKVSGAKKEDFNVKENSVHFRRSLNGINQQFDYELFGEILPQKTGISIRPSEVLLSLRKVEKGKWSRLTKDKQKLSSLTVDFEKMATSSDSEVSEEEDPFILVKGKRKLPRHPPDEPIKKDHLEYPEYSDESESLLSLSDEENLGEDRDIFD, encoded by the exons ATGATATTAGTATTTTCTCGGAATCAAATTGATGGATTAGCCAGAAT CTGTCATTCTCAGATAACACGAGAAGCTGTCCTGAAGGGTGTCATCAACAGCATGAGTAACTCTGACTGCGATAAG TGTATTTACCAATGTGCTCTGTTTTGTCAGTTCTTGTCACAAGCAAGACGCAAGAACAAAACTCTTCTCCTTGAACACAAGGTGGTGGTTGTATTAAACAG tCTACTCAACCAGTCTCTGGACTCAAAGACTCGTGGTCTTTGTCAAGAGCTCGAGTCATCTCTAGCGATCCGGTTACCAGAGCAGCATGTTATTATGAATCAACGTTGTGTGGATACAGACAGTCCCAG ATCCACACCCGCTGTGACATGGGTTCAGGATACTTTTAAAATTGTCCTCGCTGTCAAGGTCAGTGGAGCCAAGAAGGAAGACTTCAATGTGAAAGAAAACTCTGTTCACTTCAG aAGATCTTTAAATGGAATTAATCAACAATTTGACTACGAACTCTTTGGTGAGATTTTACCACAAAAGACAGGAATTTCAATTCGCCCCAGTGAAGTTCTTCTTTCTCTGAGAAAGGTTGAAAAGGGAAAATGGAGCAGATTGACCAAAGATAAACAGAAG CTTTCCAGTCTTACAGTGGACTTTGAAAAGATGGCCACGAGTTCTGACAGTGAAGTGTCCGAGGAGGAGGATCCTTTCATTCTGGTTAAAG GTAAGCGAAAGCTGCCTCGACATCCACCTGACGAGCCAATAAAAAAGGACCATCTTGAATATCCCGAGTACAGTGACGAGTCGGAGAGTCTGCTGTCGCTAAGTGACGAGGAAAATCTGGGAGAGGACCGTGACATCTTTGACTAG